One genomic window of Corticium candelabrum chromosome 21, ooCorCand1.1, whole genome shotgun sequence includes the following:
- the LOC134196212 gene encoding RANBP2-like and GRIP domain-containing protein 8: MAAGRQPTDAVDRYVAKLTRQATTGDDMARRGLSLARMYFQVQDLESAKRHLLRYLGFDNRNHSAQKLMGYIYEKLGNMGHALYHYEMSLKLQTQRDVAVKVAQLYCSQPPKDLIV, from the exons ATGGCGGCCGGGCGGCAGCCTACTGACGCCGTTGATCGCTATGTAGCTAAACTTACTAGGCAAGCTACGACAGGAGATGAT ATGGCAAGGCGAGGTCTTTCTCTCGCTAGAATGTACTTTCAAGTTCAAGATCTAGAGTCCGCTAAGAG GCATTTGTTGAGATACCTTGGCTTTGACAATCGGAATCACTC AGCTCAGAAACTAATGGGTTACATATATGAAAAGCTTGGAAACATGGGCCATGCTTTGTACCATTATGAAAT GTCTCTGAAACTTCAAACTCAACGAGATGTTGCTGTGAAAG TGGCACAACTCTATTGTTCACAGCCTCCAAAGGATTTGATAGTATga
- the LOC134196615 gene encoding WD repeat-containing protein 74-like — protein sequence MEFSAWIGTDKGALKGVDVSKAQFRNCGPKQELDTRKEIRSLQWNNELETELLLGQRDGIVIKFIVEKDAFEIVSDTSSVFAREDDFMAGALWISKEDLLLTCTTSGRLLIKNIREGSIVGDVHVGSHVACLCQNFGEHCQVAVGGHENDLKVYNVRHLESNFKPFFQAKNVRNDFVDLRVPISVTVTAFFPSSSDQPKLIAGTADSHVRLYDTRSQRRPVLSTKHGEAAITALDILSNGVAVIVGTAHGTMSNLDLRKSLACSGSFKGAAGSITDIKSSGSYITSCGLDRHFRIHHIDMQKPLRKVYIKQQASRIVLSSHFIQSLSSKPHVNPDTGIHSNKQREVAVSANELGAQTLDAIWQTMDVVSEPSCKKPRLLKKL from the coding sequence ATGGAATTTAGTGCTTGGATTGGAACTGACAAGGGAGCGCTGAAAGGAGTTGATGTCTCTAAAGCTCAATTTAGGAACTGTGGGCCGAAGCAAGAGCTAGACACCCGAAAGGAAATTCGGAGCCTTCAGTGGAATAATGAGCTAGAAACGGAGCTGTTGCTTGGGCAGCGTGATGGAATTGTGATAAAATTTATTGTGGAAAAAGACGCATTTGAAATTGTCTCAGATACATCATCTGTGTTTGCAAGAGAAGACGATTTCATGGCTGGCGCCTTGTGGATAAGCAAAGAAGATCTCCTCTTGACATGTACAACGTCAGGACGATTACTCATTAAGAATATTAGAGAAGGAAGCATTGTGGGAGATGTACATGTTGGAAGCCACGTTGCTTGCTTGTGCCAGAATTTTGGTGAACATTGTCAGGTTGCTGTAGGTGGCCATGAAAATGACCTGAAGGTTTACAATGTTAGACATCTTGAGTCCAACTTCAAACCGTTCTTTCAAGCTAAAAATGTCAgaaatgactttgttgatCTTAGAGTACCCATATCAGTGACTGTTACCGCTTTCTTTCCAAGTAGCAGTGATCAACCAAAGTTGATAGCTGGTACTGCAGACAGCCATGTCAGGTTATATGATACTAGAAGTCAACGACGACCTGTGTTATCAACTAAGCATGGAGAAGCTGCAATCACTGCATTGGATATACTTTCAAATGGTGTGGCAGTTATTGTGGGAACTGCACATGGCACCATGTCCAACCTGGATTTGAGAAAGTCCCTTGCATGTAGTGGCAGTTTCAAAGGTGCTGCTGGTAGCATCACAgatatcaaatcatctggTTCATACATAACATCATGTGGACTAGATAGACACTTCCGCATTCATCACATTGACATGCAAAAACCCTTGAGGAAAGTCTACATCAAACAACAGGCATCTAGAATTGTCTTGTCCAGTCACTTTATTCAATCATTGTCTTCGAAGCCTCACGTAAATCCTGACACTGGCATACACAGTAACAAGCAGAGGGAAGTAGCAGTGTCAGCAAACGAATTGGGAGCTCAAACACTAGATGCAATCTGGCAGACAATGGATGTTGTCTCTGAACCTAGTTGCAAGAAGCCCAGACTACTAAAGAAACTGTAG
- the LOC134196213 gene encoding transcription initiation factor TFIID subunit 6-like, which yields MGKPLATCAKVLKDYHMLVVAFSHQRNRVKWWLTLVQIGIVVYSKLHELIPAVITCTINKQLCTPTQVASQWGLREQAAKILGQICRTFNNMTNNIQCRVTRMVWEVLMDEKSVLPQHYGAIAFLCDVGVDVCRVLLLPYLKSEAELLQKAASQPAGTAERQAGDKLQTLILRYLPPILLLARSPPDNMDEYKDDYGLLGSALCERVFQLRTQQQQTQKQRERQQKVQPVNWTMPLLDQVKQLKQKQEQQPHRVSDQGQTEQTKLQTQPITASSIGLTAQQKTQTATNTAIVTPPTTLSTINLSDLS from the exons ATGGGTAAACCATTGGCCACTTGTGCAAAAGTCTTGAAAGACTACCACATGCTTGTTGTCGCTTTCAGTCACCA GAGGAATAGGGTGAAGTGGTGGCTTACCTTAGTACAAATAGGCATTGTTGTGTATAGCAAG cTACATGAACTTATTCCTGCTGTGATCACCTGCACAATTAACAAACAGCTGTGTACTCCAACACAAGTGGCAAGCCAGTGGGGACTAAGGGAGCAAGCTGCAAAGATTTTGGGACAAATTTGCAG AACATTTAATAACATGACCAACAACATCCAGTGTCGTGTTACTCGCATGGTGTGGGAAGTTTTAATGGATGAAAAGTCTGTTCTTCCTCAACACTATGGAGCCATAGCGTTTCTTTGTGATGTAGGAGTTGAC GTTTGTAGAGTGCTGTTGCTACCATACTTGAAGTCTGAAGCAGAATTACTTCAGAAAGCAGCTAGTCAACCAGCAGGAACTGCAGAAAGACAAGCTGGTGACAAATTGCAAACACTCATCTTACGTTACCTCCCACCTATTCTTCTGTTAGCACGGTCACCTCCGGACAATATGGATGAATATAAGGATGACTATGGATTGTTAGGGTCAGCACTATGTGAACGTGTATTTCAACTACGAACGCAACAGCAGCAGacacagaagcagagagaGAGGCAACAGAAGGTGCAACCTGTCAATTGGACAATGCCCCTACTTGACCAAGTGAAGCAGCTGAAACAGAAGCAAGAGCAACAACCCCACCGAGTTTCTGATcaaggacagacagagcaaaCTAAACTACAGACCCAGCCAATAACAGCTTCTAGTATTGGACTAACTGCCCAgcagaaaacacaaacagctaCGAACACAGCCATTGTTACTCCTCCCACCACGCTGTCAACAATCAACTTATCAGATCTGAGCTAG